Within the Taeniopygia guttata chromosome 1, bTaeGut7.mat, whole genome shotgun sequence genome, the region CAGAAGTTATAATAGCATGGGACTCTGGCCAATGTGGACCAGAATATTTCCACTCTTACCTCACAGTGAGGCATTTGATGCTAGATGTATTGATGTATTTTGATTTCATGTGGTATGTGAGCTCATGGAAGGAAAACTTAATGATGTATTTTGAGGAAGGAACTTCATGGGTGAATTCCTACTTGTCTGTCTGTTGAATTATTTTGGGAGCCCTGTTCTTCAGGAAACCCCAATACACAGTCTTTGGGTTCTTTAACTCCTGGCTCTGTCATGAAAAGCTTGACTGCTTGGTGCTGGGATTCAGTCTGAGCATATTCCGAAATTCTGTGGAACAGAACTTAAGCCCTAACACATCATGTCTAGCACAGATGCTCTGGCATACAAGCAGGAATctgttttctgtaaatatttttgcatgAAATGCAGTTGCCCAACTGAGGAAAACAGATATGAAttataaaagcagaaaatgctaGCTATATTTGCTCAGTCTGAGCTACTTAGAAGAATGTTCAGCATTGTGGTTGATGCATTACTGCTGAACTAGAAGGATTTTCATATGGAGACTAATATAATCAaatttggtttttgcttttctaGACAAGGTAGAAATAATGCTGTTGAGATAAAGCATTGAGTTTGAGTTGAATTAATGATTTGGGTTAGTCACAGTCTCTTGAGCTGTTCTCCAGTTGCTATGTGTGAGCTGGAGCCAAGAAAATGGTTCCAATGTATTCCATGGGTTGTGTGGGGATGATCATGCAAAGTTGGCTCCCGAACAGATGCAACTTTAGTACTGGTATCCACTATTGGACTTGGGCAAGAGAGAAGAGGTGAATTGGAAACTTTACTAGCTTGGCTGGAATTTCCTAGCTATGGAGTGTAGAGGCAATGAACTTTATATTccaagaagaaacagaaagattCTAAATGTAccccactgattttttttctctgtgctccACTTCTGGCTGAGCCTTGAACATTTCTGATCAGTCGTGGGTGTCCTGGGTTTTGTTAGGCAGGAGTACTTCTGATGAAGTGGCCTTGGTGTGTCTCTTACATGCAGATTATGAACATCCTGTCCTCTGGTCAACAGGAAACCACTCCCAAGCTGCCTGCCAGCACCTGCCTTTCCTCCACCAGGCCATCCTGCATCAGCACAGGTCAGTGCTCTTCTGGCTGCACATCTAAACCGGGTGACAAAGTACAGCCAGTGGCCTGATGGGCTCCCAGACCCTTGGGCTGGGCTCAATGCACACTTCTTTAATTCACCTGGAGATACTTTGCAGAAGTTCCAATACTAAATAAAGAGTCTGGAGAGGTGCCcgtataaaataatttctctgcagTTGACTGAAGCTTGTGTAGCTCCTGCAGCTTCAAAACAATGATTGCATATCCCCAAAGGCCTGACTTGGAATTTGCAGTAAAAGCTAAATGAGTGGTTTGAATATTCAAGTAGAAAGTGcagcatttcattttattaaactAAATGGTGCTAATGAAGCCTCATCAGTGCCTACTGACAAGCATAATTACTGTAACCTCTGCTTTTTTATGTGATCTGAGCAGATGGGTTGGAGTGGGAGAGATGTAAGCCTTGCTACCTTCAGAAGGCATTGTTGTGCTTTTGAGTGTCCAGCCCTCAGGGTGAATACTTGGAAACTGACAGTGGTTTTCTGCACCCTAGAACTCTCTCTTCCTATCCAGGTCTTGCTGCAAATTGCACTCCCCCCATGAGTGCACCCACACCAGGAGACATTAAACCAAAGTGTTTCCTGAGCACTGGCCAACAGCAGCTGCCTCCTTACAGAGGAAGGTCCAAATCTTTAGAGAGAGGCCTTCAAAGCAAGAAACTTGTAAGTCCAACATGTCAGCAAGAAACCCTGGTCTGATGTATCTGGTAATGACTTGCACCTTGATCCTCATGAAAGCAGTAAGCATGCTCGGTGGGTTTTGTCTTGGGATATATGGTACACCCCTCTGAAGCTGGTATGTTATTCTCTCCTTGGAGACATCTTAAGAGAAGACTGGGTGCTGTAGTGTCCTTGTGGTGGCTTCCCTCTTTTAATGACATGAAATAAAGTTGTTCCTCATAAAAGAAGAGGGAAATACCATTACATTACTTAAAAGTGTCCATCAAGGCTTCCTCAAGCAGACTGTAATTGACAGTAGAACTATCCTGCTTTCTTCATGTCCATTCCCTTTCTCTGGATTCTGATATGCTCACAAGTATCTTTTAAGCTGCAGTAAGGGACAATAAGTAGTTAACAAAATGTGGATAGCACAGCAttagtgatttttaaatgtataataTATGTAGAATGAATTATGGCCACACCTGACAAGGTGTGTTGTGCTcttgtctctttctttccttctgcattCCTCCTTGCCCCACCTTGGCAAGTCTCTGACCTCTCTGATGCCTCTTTGTTCAGCAGCGTGGTGGGGGGATGCAGGTGTGTTGGGGATTAAAGCACTGCTGTCTCTCCTGGGTGACCATGAGACCACAGCTTCCATTTGTATGGGGCCAATAGGTCTTGGGAATGAGAAAGGCAAGAGAGAGTTGTGCTGTGGAAAGGAATTTTGTATCCAGGAGAGGCCAGGGTGGCATCTGTTCTGTGGCCTATTCCAAAGGGTAAAATGTCTCAAAGGAATCTGCTTGAAAACTGTAGCAACCACTCACATGTTTGTAGTAGTTTCTCTGCTGGTGTTGTCAGAGTCACCTGATACTCTCCATCACAAGCAAAATGAGGTTTTGGACAAAAATCCTCCTGATCCTTTGGGACCCGATTTTGAGATAACCTCCCCAAAGGGAACTGCTTTCTTCAACTTTATCTGATGTTTGACTTCTGCCTTTCAATAGGACTGTCCCTTTCCTACCAAGTGTCCATCACCAACCATTGCTGAGCTGATTGCAACTAGATATGCAATGATGGTGCTTGAAGTGCAAGGCCTCTTCCAAGGAGGTAGTGATGGTGTCTTTCTAAGACCAGAGGTatgtttctcctccttctctttgtGCTGCCCTTGCCTTTTCAAAAGCTGGCTGTTTTCGTGGCCCTCTGTGCTGAACTGCAGAGACACCCTCTGCCTCAGTTTATCCTGTTCATAACAGCTGATTTGAGTTTGGCCCtaggctggaaaagcttttcagtgttttttgtgCAGTGATGGCTTCTAATCTAGCTTAAGGTGTATAAATTGCCTAGAAAGTAGCCCAGCCTTTGCTTGTTGCTTCTTGCAAGGAGCCTTGCTTCTGATTTCCATGCAAGGAGAGCTGACTGCCATGGCCATTGGTCAGCTCTGAAATCCCACAGTAAATAGCTGGAATTTGGTACTCCTAAACAGTGAAACAAAGGCACTTCATTCAGGCTCCCACACCAGAGTTGTGCTGACTCAAACCACCTTACCAAGTGGACATGAAGGTGGGGGAAAtgagggggacagggaaggagctgtgtaGCTCAGGACTGTTGATTGTTCACATGTATCAACTTCTGCCTTATCCCCGAGTCTCCTTTAGAGGGAGTGTGGCAACCACTCCTCCAGAGCAGATGTCCTGAGTACAGGCCCTTTGCAACACAGATGTGAGGAAGTCTGTGCTTCTTGGCTTTTGGGTCACTTTTTTGCCCTCATTTATTTAGCAGTATGGACAGAGTCAAAGGTTCTACTAGCAGAGCCATGCTACTTCCACAAGCTATCTGATGCTCCTGAGACTGAATCCTTGTTTTCTTCTCACCTTACTGACCCTGCTTTAATTTGCCTGCTCTATGACTAATCTAAAATGGCTTTCTTATCCACTGCTGTTTTTTTAGGTTTCTCAAGTTCTACTTCTCAAGATAATATCACTTCTGACTGCCAGCTGTGTATGAATGTGCTCTTTTTTATAAAGTTCAAGCGACTCATCAGTTTCCTTATGACTCATTTTTTGCTTCAGGATTGAATTCAAATTTGCCCTGATTTAATCTCTTTGGGATTGCTGCAGTCTACCTCAAAGAAtgtctctcttcttccttctctcttaACTGGCTACTGTTACACTCTTGCACAATACAGCTATTGTTTGCTCAAGAGCCTTTCTTTAAACTCCTGTTGTCTGGCAGCTGCCCCAAACCTTTGCATTATAAAAACACTGACCTacaagtaagattttttttgcctttttagcTTTTAATTCCTGTGTCTTTGCTATCCTTTATTGGACCTCTGTTATTGTATATGAATCTAAAGCCTTTAGAAGGTTTGTTTACATGCTTGCTTTTTGGCAGGCAGTGGATATTCTTGGTACAAAGATGTTTCCCATTTGCATTCACAAATAACTTTCCTTTCCACAGATCTGTTTCAGCTGCCATAAGCAGATGTTTCTTAAATGGCCTTACAAATGTTACCTCTGCAGCAGGTGAGCTGGTACAAAAGGACTGAatgaggagggagaaaaagtgAAAGAACACTGCTGAGAATTCTCAGTATTCATCAGTTGTACTGCTGGGTTAGGAGCAGGTtgctgagccctgcagctttGCCTTACTGCACAAGCCAGGCTGAAGTGTCTACAGCTGGGGAGGAGGTGGAAAATCTTGTCTCTGAAATAGTATCTCAGTTTTAACTCTTAGTGTTAAGTCAGCAATAGCCAAATTTCCTGTGCTAGTATTAAATTAGTATCTCTGAGATCACCCTCTGTGTTTTGCTCTAAGGATTTGCTCTAACTTCAGTCAAGGGCTTGAACAAATTCTGAGAGACGGTCTATACCAGCATCTTCTGTTGAGGACTCCAGACCTTGTGACTGAGAAAGGAGTTGAGCCTACTTGTATCCACTTATTTGTTAGAGGCTTTCTGCTCATGGGAGAGTGAGAGAAGGAACTTCAGGCTCATTAAGGCTCACTTAAACCCATTTGAAGCAGTTGTGAAGCACTGAATTGATTATAAGCAGCAAGTAAACAACCACTGGAAATTGAGCAACTGTCTGGTGGTAGTGCTGGGTGAAGTGTAATGAGCATTTGCAGATAAAGCCTTGAAGCTATGGATGTTGATACATTTCAGATTATTTAAGCTAccaaaaataggaaaattgGCAAACTGAATAGTGGAGTTCTCAGCTTGTTCACTTTGCCATCAAGTGATTATGCAACAATCATGGATTCAGACTTGGGAATGTCCCCTGTAGCTGCAATACTGGTAGCTGCTGAGCTTTACTCAAATGATAATGCTGGAGACTTTTGTCTTTCAGGTTTGTCTGCTGTGACTGCTGTATTAAGGTAAGTCTTGTCTTTAAAACAGCATATGGGAGttttacattttctgctttccccCCTCCTCACCTAGTCGTAAGAAGCTTTCCTTCATTTCATTGATACCTCAAATCTACCCTCTAGCTTGTCTCTAAGAAAATAGAAGAGGGAATAGTATGATGTGTAAAAGTAGCCAGGGTGACACGGATATCTCTTGTCATACTCAGCTAAAACAACTCTAgttcttctttctttcatcCTGTGTAAAGTGGTTGGGATTACACTGGGCTCTATTTATACACGGGTCAGAAAGTTCACTGCATTAATGTCTACCTTTTAAGTGCTCCAATAAATCAATTGCATGGCATGCAAATTGTCCTGATAAGGAGGATGTGTTTCCCTGAGAACTCGGGTGACTTGTGCTGTGATTCTAGATGTCCGTGCCCTTCAGAACATGTGTACATCTCCCACTTCAATTCCTAAGATTTTTGAGACTGTCGGGAGAGGAGGATCCAGCTACTCAGGAACAGAAGAGCTCCAAGTTGCTACATGAAATAGAGCACCAGCAGTATTTTGGGTAAGCTGGGACAGGGTTGTTCTATCTTTACCTTGAAAGATGTCACCAGTTACTTCTGCACAGCTACAAACATGCAGACAGCAGTATGTAATAGTGGGCTGGTCAGCTGAGTGTTCTGTTGAATGGCTGGTTTCAGCCACTGGTCTAACTAGTCCACAGTTCTCTGGAAGTGTGGATTTTAGATGACCCGAAGAGAGAAAGTGTAGGTGctctgaaatgcattttctgttttaactATCAGGTTTATGACATGGATTTAAAAGTGTCCATGTTAGCCCAGACGTAGATGGTTCCTTCCAATAGCTTCATAGTATGAGAATTTCCAGACCCCATCACATTCTATCCCTCACAGGTCCACTACAACCGAGGAGTAGCCCCTTTCTACCTAGACATGAAATATCCTAATTGTGGCTCACGTGTAACTGACTGAATAGCGATGCCACAAATGGTTTCCAAGTCCCTCCATGTACATAGAGACCCTTTCCTTTTTGTCtcctgaaaattaattattccaAAAAGAGTTTTTGGCAGTTCTGGGTGATAAAGACAACATGCATATAAGTGAAATATACAAGACTGAAAACATTTATGTTCTCTTCTTTCCAAAACAGTTAAATTTTCTACTGGGCAAATtcataccttttttttcttcctgtgaaaCCATTATTTAATGTAGCCAGAATAAAGACACAGTAGTTTCTGATTCTAAGGTTGGTACTTCAGTTGCCAAAAATCAGGAGTAGTGTTCATTACTGAAGTTAACTGCATGGGGCAGGCAGTCGTTTGTTCTGTGTTGCAATGCAAGTGCTGCAGAAGTGGCCTGAAAGACTGCATTACTGTCATACTGCAGGATGGCAAAAAAATCCTACTGCATGAGGATGCAGCCATAACCCTGGACCAGACACACATATGCATTAGCCCTTTGGCTGATACACTGTCAATGGAGAGAAGCTATCAGCTATTCTGATGCTTTATAGCCTTCCTAAGTGATGCTGATTTTGAACCTATGCATTTGGCTAAATCATTTAGCAGCCTGAGAGAAGGGTGGAAGAGCACCATGCCTTCTAACAGAAACCTGAGTCAGcttccctgcttttctttttctctgcccCTCCAGTGTACCTGTTGTTTTGGAGCCCCGTGGCCTagcacagcccctgtgctgtTACACAGGGACCATGGCAAACTGGCTGACTGCAGACATCTGTACATGGTGTGAGCAATATCTGTTGAATGTGACTTCCAGTCAACAGCACAGCATCCCTCTCAGGAGATTTTCCTGGTCTTGAACCAAACTGGAATGATTCTACCATACATTTCTCCTGTCACTTCTTACGTACCTGAAATAAATCAAACAGCTTTATGCACCTACTGACATAAAGGCCTGAATGAAAGGCCTCTCTGCTAGTTAGTCTAAGCAGGAAGCACAGTTAGCATTTCTGTACTGTGAAGTATTCTAAAGCTTTGTGAGGTTTAAAACTGTTGTAATTCTTTTTGTGTCttggtgaaaataaatgttgaAGTATTATCATGCTTCtagcatttctttcttttcacctGCAGCTGTCATTGTTCCGTGGCACTTTTTGCATTCATTGCTGAGCAGACTTCATCCAATGTACTGATCACAGGGAAACTTTTAACCAAAAAACCTCATTTGTGAGAGGCTTGGAAAGTGGAGCTCTCAGTTATGTGATCACATCACCATGCATTTTGCATACACTCCTTCCTTACTACTCATAGCACTTAAAGCTCATGGCTTTGCTGCATGTAAAATGGCAGTGACAGCTGCTCTGTCCACTTGCATTAGGAagcttgttttgattttttttctttgcactaTCATGCTTTGGCACCAGAGCTTTCTGTGCATCTCACAGAAGTAGCTCTTAATGCTGTCATCACCTGAAGGGCAGAGAGTTGTTTTTGAGAGATTCTTGCTCATTGCCTTGGCCTTAAGCCTTTGCCCTGGAATAAACTGGACTATTGCAATATTCCATAGATTTTGAtgtatgtttaaaacaaaaaatgagaTATTGGATACTAGGTTTATTTATCCCCAGGAATTGCCTGTATGGAATGGCCTGATGGAGTTTGCCTTGGTGAGTTTTGCAGGGCCTGGATCGACCGTGTTGAATGGACTTGTAGCTGGAATGAGTCATGCTGAAGAAAATGACGGCTGGGAAGGGCCAGTTCTAGAtagaggagaagggaagaaagcCATGTTTAAGCTGAGCCCAAAGTCTGCATCTGAACTGCCAGAAGGGTCAATACCTCCAGCTGACTTGCAGTGGCCTGATTCTGCTTCCTCCCAGCTGCCTGTCTGCAAGCTCATGCCTCCTTGCAGGTTTGGGCAAGCTCTGCAAGTAAATGAATGTGGGGAACTTGGAGCTTGAGCTTCCTTTTGGGGCAAGTTCAAGTGTTCCTCTTCCTTCAGTCAATTAGAAGGGGTGCAGCCTGCCTGCCCAGGTCCCCCCCTCtatgtgctggtgctgctgggagacGCATCCTTATCAGGCAGGTGGGCTCCttgcaggctgcagggaatggcagCCACGCCACAGGTGCGCTTGCTGGCACCATGGGCACAGTGTGGGGCCAGGGGCATGAGGCGCTCCGATACGCATGCTGAGTGGTGCAGTTTAGGGAGCCAGAAATGAGCTGAGATCAGCCTGCTTTGAGTCATGCGTAAAGCCaaaatgcagcagcagggagacgAGGTATCCGTATGACACAGGCAGACTTGAGTTCACCTGGGGGGCAAAGGTAGTTCTTGGTTCTGTCTCTTGCACATCTGTTGTGGGGTCACATGGGCTTGTTTCACTGCCTTGCCCTGCTTGGTGACCATGACGGGGGTAATGAAATGCCCTCACTTGCAGAACACACAGGTAAAGGTGGGTGGGGGGAGTTTGTGCTAAGGGGCAGCCTGACCTTCCCTGCTCTAGCATGCTCCTGGGATagcccctgtccccatccttcCTCCCAAGGACGGCGGTTGCGGTGCCGCGGGACAGTGGCAGCACAGCCTGTGTCCCCTGGGCCCGAGGGACAGCGGCCCAGCCGCGACACTCCTGTCCGCCAGGGGGCAGCCGCGGGCCGCAAAGCGGGGCTACCTCAAAAGTGACAGATTTACCTCAAAAATAACAGCGATTTACTGTGAGTTTGCGGGTTTTACGTTGGGTAACTTCTTGAGGGTTATTTTGGTAGGGGGAAATCTTCTTGAAGTAGTTTTTTGTTAGAGAAAGTAGATGTACAGGACTTTTTTGGTCtttaggtttttgttttattgttattttattatGACTTTAGTATACTGTTTGTGTCTAGATTTTGTATGTGTGAAAACAGTACAAAAATGGTCAACAAATTTGTGTTGTaaggtttttttaagtttaattaaaaactaatatatttaattaagaagtgacacttAGATTATTTGTCTTTCTAACTTAATAACTGACTCTTAAAGACTCATAATGTGgacttttttttacttaattacAAGATACTACTTAAACCtaagaagaagaaggaagaagaaagggacTTGAGACAACACTCTGTATCTTCTATCTTGTACTTATTTACAATATGttaaaaatcttaaaacctaaatttctcactcATGTGACATATTAAACTACTCTCTACACTATTTATAATCTATTTTACACTTTTGCGGTCTCTAGTTTACTTTGAGGCTTAGGAGGTCTTCTCTATGAATGAGAGTCAAAGTTAATGTTTTTTTGGGAGTCAGGGTGCCCTAGGGCAGACAGGGAGATATTCCCCTTGTTCTGAGTTCCCACAATTTACCTCTAAAATAACACAGATTTTACCatcctcatttatttttatttaatcttgtCCTTCCCATGGCACTTCCCCAAGTGGGGGAAGGTCCTGCTGGCACACAGGGCCTGGGTGACGGAGTGGGATGGCTGAGGGTGAGGGGAAGGTGAGGCTGCGTGGGTCAGAGCCAGCTGGGACAGAGACACAGCCACACAAAAAGGTTTTAGGTGGAGGGGAGAGGCGGGAGAGGCCTGACTGCAGGAACCTCGTGTGCCTCTCAGAGCAGTTTGGTGTTTGCTGTTTGAAGCCAGCTGGGGAAACGCGCTCcagtagaatcacagaatggcttgggttggaagggaccttaaagaacatctcattccagccctctgccatggacagggacaccttccactagatcaggttgctccaagccctgtcccgcctggccttgaacacttccacaTAAGGATGGTGGAGAATCTGGAggggaagccctgtgaggagttgctgaggtcacttggtaCAAACCTGCCTGAATAACGTCacccagggcactgctgccagcacctTCTTGTCCAGGTTAAAGTTGGCCATGAGTGGGGTTTCACCCTCCATCTGGCTAAGTTtggcttaatttttttattatgttttgtTATAAAGGATAAACGTAAAAGCTTCCATTTTACACATTAAATAAAACTATAGATGTAGTGTTGGGCAGGATTAGAGTTTAAAACTGTGGGCAAATTAGGGAAATGGTCTGGAAGAAACAGGAGGCAGTTGAATAAGGAGAAGTGGAAGGTTGTACACTTGAGCAACAATATGAGAGTACAGAGTATGGAGGAGGGAGTGATGGGTTAAGTAGCAATTCTTCAGGAAAAGGATCAAAAGCTGAATGCAAGTCAGCTATGTCATGGTGTTGAGGTGATGGAAAATAAGTTAAGGGGAGATGTGGCATAATTGGATCCAGcccagcagagagcagggagaACAAGCGGAAATGGAGAAGCCATTACCTACCAGGGAAACCTGAAAGAACTTAAATTCTCTAACCCAAAGGAGGAGAGAACTGTAGTCTTTAAGCACATAAAAAAGGCATAATCATTGCTCCTTGTCTGTGATGGAGgagatgagggaaaaaaagaaaaaagaaggctTAAGTCACAGCAGGAAAGGCTCAATTTAGATGTTAGGAAAAACTTTCTAATGACAGGGATAATAAAGAATAGACTGCCTAGGGAGTGGAGAGCTTTAAGATCAAGTTAAGCAACATCTGTCAGGCATGTCCAAGGTTTAGGTGATCCTGCTTGGGTTAGTGGAATGGACTGGTCTGACCTTTCAAGGTCCCTTTCAGCCCTAATTTTTCAGTGGTTCTGTGGGCTGACATTAATCTTCTGAATGGTATTTAAACAGTCAGCAGCTTCTCTTAAGTAACTGCTAGCAAGTCTCTTCTCTTGCCTGCGGTTTAAAATTAACTTAATTTCCATGCATCACTTTCGTCCTCCAGCTCCCAAGTCCTGCATAGCAAACCAGCAGCTGAGTTCCTTGACTGCTTGTCAGTACATTCCTTGTGGCTCTCTAGCTATACACGATAGAAAAGAAGGATAGAAATGTTGCATATTGGTGGCTATGCCATCAGCGTGAGG harbors:
- the LOC115493776 gene encoding protein spire homolog 1 isoform X2, whose protein sequence is MERELSDPLEKLLWLMLKLDDKATKPPVALQDVIKVCEEHLSKPSEATSHYEMTCRNLFIEYMELQELVTFIQTSKERLRKMDMEYWMENPMKKKKAQDASLGPSVICELQAGVRLRKVAEQPRCCASPKEQIRSPYELLLDDIQHKRYTLRKVTIKQKHEAPKVEVAALKSHLKPMLKVQLKQCVPQEPRCHEQLMEEIKQPLKVWAAATAQEKRGSLKETLVASNTALNSPSDNFLHLQDASTEFKTANTKTQQLGAGAEIMNILSSGQQETTPKLPASTCLSSTRPSCISTGLAANCTPPMSAPTPGDIKPKCFLSTGQQQLPPYRGRSKSLERGLQSKKLDCPFPTKCPSPTIAELIATRYAMMVLEVQGLFQGGSDGVFLRPEICFSCHKQMFLKWPYKCYLCSRFVCCDCCIKMSVPFRTCVHLPLQFLRFLRLSGEEDPATQEQKSSKLLHEIEHQQYFGVPVVLEPRGLAQPLCCYTGTMANWLTADICTWCEQYLLNVTSSQQHSIPLRRFSWS